A window of the Microplitis mediator isolate UGA2020A chromosome 5, iyMicMedi2.1, whole genome shotgun sequence genome harbors these coding sequences:
- the LOC130667651 gene encoding protein tiptop isoform X1, translating into MRSKQQPRPSFRWPQQRGDNVTGEDGIEGSGPGTELQAEEGDCVDEDGPISPTDRNCPATAAKEDDEADATDDEDSAASPSTPPPSVSSRLNPIALRDTGPPDREPMSPRCPSRDSRESSGPAAGSPPPQANRSSASPLSPSSIVPLAGHPLLPPHSAAVMAAYIQQTHQRLLLGHSPLSARGSVSPLVTSSCSPPAATPGLLVSPTSLGEVSPTATPLPAVLDFSTRKISSAEEDEDEHILNLSKPPTPSSSSETNNGPLDLSVSSRKRPSHEEDSPPPPPRKSSRLGTIAPSAHQESPSATGQFGRPPVVSPWTSPVVASHFPYFAAAVAAATSQQQLSPKSTPGIVDHHQLWNGKMKPPAALDKPYQPSEATKALEKMSELSKLGGDELYRPSSGVGSGASSTGSNPSGASGSRHSAWQSHWLNKGADQAKDVLKCVWCKQSFPTLAAMTTHMKEAKHCGVNMPVPPPTSGMHSHSSNMSSMPTSQHQQQQQQHQSLNSSASSSNNSHTTPSSKQSPSELNLLIKETMPLPRKLVRGQDVWLGKGAEQTRQILKCMWCGQSFRSLAEMTSHMQQTQHYTNIISQEQIISWKSSDDGKGGSGGPGAGMGGAGGGGPGGGMPPGSGAGQHGSNSGGPGGVGGATSSHVSAVLTCKVCDQAFSSLKELSNHMVKNSHYKEHIMRSITESGGRRRQTREKRKKSLPVRKLLELERAQNEFKNGDTTAGLAHSLVKHAGRITCEKCGDKIETTVFVEHIRQCIGAGTVGINQRNFLKSALMSNNMSQVLPSSESGRKSVNEDASSVSSRHHRSPSSASDTTTPGKDTPTPSANESTSTTSSPSVLNAIEKLIEKSFDSRGRHGTAGHHHNQPGAPIGSSILKRLGIDESVDYTKPLVDPQTMNLLRSYQQQHYNSAAIAARRERSGSESSSISERGSTRTDTMTPERRLDLSVNHDRLSSASSHRHRSSPDKQTPTPSRHSVPEESGDEESVVVKKEPRDEDAEPAGNEDEPPRDVVVKKEVEDSRDEEEPTTPYNCHGQNNAEATADEPRESASPQLNPPTPRSTGTGEQSHQVARSPCRNSTSSPASSDRSVTPRGTPDTKTSSSLGALSSMFDSLSGGGGTGGNSDNQGRKTSSHPLAALQKLCDKTETRGPGVAGGSRSSHGGGSSQQHASGSSSSTATTSHGSGPTPGAILAFSWACNDAVVTADSIMKCAFCDTPFISKGAYRHHLSKMHFVKDGMIPDPLTIGRSAAAAAAALAGTQSASGGPSHSASSPPTPQRKSPPVPQANGSPSQPAASPLEESPHSKFLKYTELAKQLSSKYV; encoded by the exons ATGCGCAGCAAGCAGCAACCGAGGCCTTCCTTCCGGTGGCCGCAACAACGCGGTGATAACGTTACCG ggGAAGACGGTATCGAAGGTTCGGGACCTGGAACAGAGCTCCAGGCTGAAGAAGGAGACTGCGTGGACGAGGATGGTCCGATCAGTCCGACCGACAGAAATTGTCCAGCAACAGCAGCCAAAGAGGATGATGAAGCTGACGCAACTGACGACGAGGATTCAGCAGCTAGTCCATCAACGCCCCCGCCATCAGTTTCATCGAGGCTAAACCCCATTGCCCTTCGAGATACTGGACCTCCCGACag GGAGCCAATGAGTCCACGCTGCCCCTCAAGAGACTCAAGGGAATCATCTGGACCGGCAGCCGGAAGTCCCCCTCCTCAAGCGAACCGCAGCAGTGCTAGCCCACTGAGTCCAAGCAGCATAGTACCTCTGGCAGGTCACCCTCTGCTGCCACCTCATTCCGCGGCCGTGATGGCGGCTTATATCCAGCAAACTCACCAGAGACTACTGCTGGGACACTCGCCACTTTCGGCGAGAGGCTCCGTGTCGCCGCTGGTCACCTCGTCGTGTTCACCTCCCGCAGCGACCCCCGGTCTGCTCGTCTCACCCACCAGCCTTGGTGAGGTATCGCCCACAGCGACTCCTCTTCCCGCTGTCCTCGACTTCAGCACGCGAAAAATTTCATCCGCGGAAGAAGACGAAGACGagcatattttaaatttgagcaAACCTCCCACACCCTCGTCCTCAAGTGAAACTAACAATGGGCCACTTGATCTCTCAGTGTCGAGTCGAAAACGGCCGAGCCATGAAGAGGACTCTCCACCACCTCCACCCAGAAAGTCATCGAGACTTGGTACGATAGCACCATCAGCTCATCAAGAATCCCCCTCGGCGACTGGTCAGTTCGGGCGGCCTCCCGTGGTTTCGCCTTGGACATCGCCCGTCGTGGCTTCTCACTTTCCGTACTTTGCTGCTGCAGTTGCAGCGGCTACTAGTCAGCAACAGCTTTCTCCCAAAAGCACGCCGGGTATTGTAGACCACCACCAGCTGTGGAATGGCAAGATGAAGCCACCAGCGGCACTCGACAAACCCTATCAGCCAAGTGAGGCCACTAAGGCACTGGAAAAAATGAGCGAACTGAGTAAACTCGGCGGAGATGAGCTCTACAGGCCGTCCAGTGGCGTTGGTTCTGGTGCAAGTTCTACTGGTAGTAATCCAAGTGGTGCGTCAGGAAGTCGTCACAGCGCTTGGCAATCCCACTGGCTTAATAAGGGCGCAGATCAAGCTAAAGACGTACTGAAGTGCGTTTGGTGCAAGCAGAGTTTTCCGACTCTCGCGGCGATGACAACGCACATGAAAGAAGCGAAACACTGTGGTGTCAATATGCCTGTTCCTCCACCTACATCTGGAATGCACTCTCACTCATCGAACATGTCGTCAATGCCCACATCCCAGCatcaacagcaacagcaacaacaccAGTCCTTAAATAGCTCTGCGAGTAGCAGCAATAACAGTCACACGACACCTAGCAGTAAGCAGAGTCCCTCTGAATTAAATCTACTGATCAAAGAGACAATGCCTCTGCCGAGAAAACTCGTCCGCGGTCAAGATGTCTGGCTTGGTAAGGGTGCAGAGCAAACAAGGCAGATCCTCAAGTGTATGTGGTGCGGTCAGAGCTTCAGATCTTTAGCAGAAATGACTTCACACATGCAGCAGACTCAGCATTACACGAACATCATCTCTCAGGAGCAAATAATCTCGTGGAAATCATCGGATGACGGCAAAGGAGGCAGTGGAGGTCCTGGCGCAGGAATGGGTGGTGCTGGTGGAGGTGGACCTGGTGGTGGTATGCCACCAGGAAGTGGTGCCGGTCAGCACGGAAGCAATTCTGGAGGTCCCGGTGGTGTTGGTGGTGCTACCAGCAGCCACGTGAGCGCAGTCTTGACTTGCAAAGTCTGTGATCAGGCATTTAGTTCACTAAAAGAACTCAGCAACCATATGGTTAAAAATTCCCACTACAAAGAACACATCATGCGGTCCATAACTGAGAGCGGCGGGCGTCGAAGACAAACGCgtgaaaagagaaaaaaatcattgccAGTTAGAAAACTGCTTGAATTGGAGCGAGCGCAGAATGAGTTTAAAAATGGTGATACGACAGCTGGATTGGCGCACAGTCTGGTTAAACACGCTGGCCGTATAACTTGTGAAAAGTGCGGAGATAAAATAGAAACAACTGTTTTTGTTGAGCACATTCGTCAGTGCATCGGTGCAGGCACCGTAGGAATAAATCAGCgtaattttttgaagtctGCGTTGATGTCTAATAACATGTCCCAAGTATTACCCTCGAGTGAGAGCGGCAGAAAGAGTGTCAATGAAGACGCATCTTCGGTCTCATCAAGGCATCATCGATCTCCTTCCTCAGCTAGTGACACCACCACACCGGGTAAAGATACTCCGACTCCAAGTGCCAATGAATCAACGAGTACCACCTCCTCGCCATCAGTACTTAATGCCATTGAAAAGTTGATTGAAAAGAGTTTTGACTCGCGAGGTCGTCATGGCACAGCGGGTCATCATCATAATCAACCGGGCGCGCCAATAGGTTCCAGTATTCTCAAACGTCTTGGTATTGATGAAAGTGTAGACTACACAAAGCCACTGGTCGATCCACAGACGATGAATTTATTACGGAGCTATCAGCAGCAGCATTACAATTCTGCGGCAATCGCTGCGAGACGAGAGAGAAGTGGAAGTGAATCTAGTTCGATATCAGAGCGAGGAAGTACACGAACTGACACGATGACTCCAGAAAGACGCTTGGATCTTTCTGTTAATCATGACAGACTTTCCTCAGCCTCGTCTCATCGTCATCGCTCGTCGCCTGACAAGCAGACGCCAACTCCAAGTCGGCACTCGGTACCCGAAGAGTCCGGTGATGAAGAATCGGTGGTGGTAAAAAAAGAACCCAGAGATGAGGACGCCGAGCCGGCTGGTAATGAAGATGAGCCACCGAGAGATGTGGTCGTCAAGAAAGAAGTTGAAGATTCGCGTGACGAAGAAGAACCGACGACTCCGTATAATTGTCACGGGCAAAATAATGCCGAAGCGACAGCAGACGAGCCCAGAGAGTCGGCTTCTCCGCAATTAAATCCACCAACACCCCGATCGACTGGTACTGGAGAGCAGTCACATCAAGTCGCTCGTAGTCCTTGTAGAAATAGCACGAGCAGCCCGGCGAGCAGCGATCGTTCAGTGACGCCTCGGGGAACACCAGACACCAAAACATCTAGTAGTCTCGGTGCTCTGTCTTCCATGTTTGACAGTCTCTCGGGTGGTGGTGGGACTGGCGGTAACTCTGACAACCAAGGGCGTAAAACCAGCAGTCATCCTCTCGCAGCTCTTCAAAAACTCTGTGACAAAACAGAAACACGTGGTCCTGGAGTAGCCGGTGGCTCGAGATCTTCACACGGTGGCGGTTCGAGTCAGCAGCACGCGAGTGGAAGCAGCAGCAGCACGGCGACTACCAGTCACGGAAGTGGACCAACGCCCGGTGCCATATTGGCGTTCAGTTGGGCCTGCAATGACGCCGTTGTCACGGCTGACTCCATTATGAAATGTGCATTCTGCGATACGCCCTTCATATCCAAGGGCGCGTACAGGCATCACTTGTCTAAAATGCACTTCGTCAAGGACGGGATGATCCCCGATCCTCTGACGATCGGACGATCAGCAGCCGCAGCCGCAGCAGCTCTCGCAGGAACTCAGTCAGCATCCGGAGGTCCAAGTCATAGCGCTTCATCTCCGCCGACCCCGCAGCGGAAATCTCCGCCTGTCCCTCAAGCAAACGGTAGTCCGTCTCAACCCGCGGCCTCTCCCCTCGAGGAGAGCCCGCACTCAAAGTTTCTCAAGTATACGGAACTGGCCAAACAATTGTCCAGCAAATACGTATAG
- the LOC130667651 gene encoding protein tiptop isoform X2: MPRRKQHAPQRMKWEDGIEGSGPGTELQAEEGDCVDEDGPISPTDRNCPATAAKEDDEADATDDEDSAASPSTPPPSVSSRLNPIALRDTGPPDREPMSPRCPSRDSRESSGPAAGSPPPQANRSSASPLSPSSIVPLAGHPLLPPHSAAVMAAYIQQTHQRLLLGHSPLSARGSVSPLVTSSCSPPAATPGLLVSPTSLGEVSPTATPLPAVLDFSTRKISSAEEDEDEHILNLSKPPTPSSSSETNNGPLDLSVSSRKRPSHEEDSPPPPPRKSSRLGTIAPSAHQESPSATGQFGRPPVVSPWTSPVVASHFPYFAAAVAAATSQQQLSPKSTPGIVDHHQLWNGKMKPPAALDKPYQPSEATKALEKMSELSKLGGDELYRPSSGVGSGASSTGSNPSGASGSRHSAWQSHWLNKGADQAKDVLKCVWCKQSFPTLAAMTTHMKEAKHCGVNMPVPPPTSGMHSHSSNMSSMPTSQHQQQQQQHQSLNSSASSSNNSHTTPSSKQSPSELNLLIKETMPLPRKLVRGQDVWLGKGAEQTRQILKCMWCGQSFRSLAEMTSHMQQTQHYTNIISQEQIISWKSSDDGKGGSGGPGAGMGGAGGGGPGGGMPPGSGAGQHGSNSGGPGGVGGATSSHVSAVLTCKVCDQAFSSLKELSNHMVKNSHYKEHIMRSITESGGRRRQTREKRKKSLPVRKLLELERAQNEFKNGDTTAGLAHSLVKHAGRITCEKCGDKIETTVFVEHIRQCIGAGTVGINQRNFLKSALMSNNMSQVLPSSESGRKSVNEDASSVSSRHHRSPSSASDTTTPGKDTPTPSANESTSTTSSPSVLNAIEKLIEKSFDSRGRHGTAGHHHNQPGAPIGSSILKRLGIDESVDYTKPLVDPQTMNLLRSYQQQHYNSAAIAARRERSGSESSSISERGSTRTDTMTPERRLDLSVNHDRLSSASSHRHRSSPDKQTPTPSRHSVPEESGDEESVVVKKEPRDEDAEPAGNEDEPPRDVVVKKEVEDSRDEEEPTTPYNCHGQNNAEATADEPRESASPQLNPPTPRSTGTGEQSHQVARSPCRNSTSSPASSDRSVTPRGTPDTKTSSSLGALSSMFDSLSGGGGTGGNSDNQGRKTSSHPLAALQKLCDKTETRGPGVAGGSRSSHGGGSSQQHASGSSSSTATTSHGSGPTPGAILAFSWACNDAVVTADSIMKCAFCDTPFISKGAYRHHLSKMHFVKDGMIPDPLTIGRSAAAAAAALAGTQSASGGPSHSASSPPTPQRKSPPVPQANGSPSQPAASPLEESPHSKFLKYTELAKQLSSKYV; encoded by the exons ggGAAGACGGTATCGAAGGTTCGGGACCTGGAACAGAGCTCCAGGCTGAAGAAGGAGACTGCGTGGACGAGGATGGTCCGATCAGTCCGACCGACAGAAATTGTCCAGCAACAGCAGCCAAAGAGGATGATGAAGCTGACGCAACTGACGACGAGGATTCAGCAGCTAGTCCATCAACGCCCCCGCCATCAGTTTCATCGAGGCTAAACCCCATTGCCCTTCGAGATACTGGACCTCCCGACag GGAGCCAATGAGTCCACGCTGCCCCTCAAGAGACTCAAGGGAATCATCTGGACCGGCAGCCGGAAGTCCCCCTCCTCAAGCGAACCGCAGCAGTGCTAGCCCACTGAGTCCAAGCAGCATAGTACCTCTGGCAGGTCACCCTCTGCTGCCACCTCATTCCGCGGCCGTGATGGCGGCTTATATCCAGCAAACTCACCAGAGACTACTGCTGGGACACTCGCCACTTTCGGCGAGAGGCTCCGTGTCGCCGCTGGTCACCTCGTCGTGTTCACCTCCCGCAGCGACCCCCGGTCTGCTCGTCTCACCCACCAGCCTTGGTGAGGTATCGCCCACAGCGACTCCTCTTCCCGCTGTCCTCGACTTCAGCACGCGAAAAATTTCATCCGCGGAAGAAGACGAAGACGagcatattttaaatttgagcaAACCTCCCACACCCTCGTCCTCAAGTGAAACTAACAATGGGCCACTTGATCTCTCAGTGTCGAGTCGAAAACGGCCGAGCCATGAAGAGGACTCTCCACCACCTCCACCCAGAAAGTCATCGAGACTTGGTACGATAGCACCATCAGCTCATCAAGAATCCCCCTCGGCGACTGGTCAGTTCGGGCGGCCTCCCGTGGTTTCGCCTTGGACATCGCCCGTCGTGGCTTCTCACTTTCCGTACTTTGCTGCTGCAGTTGCAGCGGCTACTAGTCAGCAACAGCTTTCTCCCAAAAGCACGCCGGGTATTGTAGACCACCACCAGCTGTGGAATGGCAAGATGAAGCCACCAGCGGCACTCGACAAACCCTATCAGCCAAGTGAGGCCACTAAGGCACTGGAAAAAATGAGCGAACTGAGTAAACTCGGCGGAGATGAGCTCTACAGGCCGTCCAGTGGCGTTGGTTCTGGTGCAAGTTCTACTGGTAGTAATCCAAGTGGTGCGTCAGGAAGTCGTCACAGCGCTTGGCAATCCCACTGGCTTAATAAGGGCGCAGATCAAGCTAAAGACGTACTGAAGTGCGTTTGGTGCAAGCAGAGTTTTCCGACTCTCGCGGCGATGACAACGCACATGAAAGAAGCGAAACACTGTGGTGTCAATATGCCTGTTCCTCCACCTACATCTGGAATGCACTCTCACTCATCGAACATGTCGTCAATGCCCACATCCCAGCatcaacagcaacagcaacaacaccAGTCCTTAAATAGCTCTGCGAGTAGCAGCAATAACAGTCACACGACACCTAGCAGTAAGCAGAGTCCCTCTGAATTAAATCTACTGATCAAAGAGACAATGCCTCTGCCGAGAAAACTCGTCCGCGGTCAAGATGTCTGGCTTGGTAAGGGTGCAGAGCAAACAAGGCAGATCCTCAAGTGTATGTGGTGCGGTCAGAGCTTCAGATCTTTAGCAGAAATGACTTCACACATGCAGCAGACTCAGCATTACACGAACATCATCTCTCAGGAGCAAATAATCTCGTGGAAATCATCGGATGACGGCAAAGGAGGCAGTGGAGGTCCTGGCGCAGGAATGGGTGGTGCTGGTGGAGGTGGACCTGGTGGTGGTATGCCACCAGGAAGTGGTGCCGGTCAGCACGGAAGCAATTCTGGAGGTCCCGGTGGTGTTGGTGGTGCTACCAGCAGCCACGTGAGCGCAGTCTTGACTTGCAAAGTCTGTGATCAGGCATTTAGTTCACTAAAAGAACTCAGCAACCATATGGTTAAAAATTCCCACTACAAAGAACACATCATGCGGTCCATAACTGAGAGCGGCGGGCGTCGAAGACAAACGCgtgaaaagagaaaaaaatcattgccAGTTAGAAAACTGCTTGAATTGGAGCGAGCGCAGAATGAGTTTAAAAATGGTGATACGACAGCTGGATTGGCGCACAGTCTGGTTAAACACGCTGGCCGTATAACTTGTGAAAAGTGCGGAGATAAAATAGAAACAACTGTTTTTGTTGAGCACATTCGTCAGTGCATCGGTGCAGGCACCGTAGGAATAAATCAGCgtaattttttgaagtctGCGTTGATGTCTAATAACATGTCCCAAGTATTACCCTCGAGTGAGAGCGGCAGAAAGAGTGTCAATGAAGACGCATCTTCGGTCTCATCAAGGCATCATCGATCTCCTTCCTCAGCTAGTGACACCACCACACCGGGTAAAGATACTCCGACTCCAAGTGCCAATGAATCAACGAGTACCACCTCCTCGCCATCAGTACTTAATGCCATTGAAAAGTTGATTGAAAAGAGTTTTGACTCGCGAGGTCGTCATGGCACAGCGGGTCATCATCATAATCAACCGGGCGCGCCAATAGGTTCCAGTATTCTCAAACGTCTTGGTATTGATGAAAGTGTAGACTACACAAAGCCACTGGTCGATCCACAGACGATGAATTTATTACGGAGCTATCAGCAGCAGCATTACAATTCTGCGGCAATCGCTGCGAGACGAGAGAGAAGTGGAAGTGAATCTAGTTCGATATCAGAGCGAGGAAGTACACGAACTGACACGATGACTCCAGAAAGACGCTTGGATCTTTCTGTTAATCATGACAGACTTTCCTCAGCCTCGTCTCATCGTCATCGCTCGTCGCCTGACAAGCAGACGCCAACTCCAAGTCGGCACTCGGTACCCGAAGAGTCCGGTGATGAAGAATCGGTGGTGGTAAAAAAAGAACCCAGAGATGAGGACGCCGAGCCGGCTGGTAATGAAGATGAGCCACCGAGAGATGTGGTCGTCAAGAAAGAAGTTGAAGATTCGCGTGACGAAGAAGAACCGACGACTCCGTATAATTGTCACGGGCAAAATAATGCCGAAGCGACAGCAGACGAGCCCAGAGAGTCGGCTTCTCCGCAATTAAATCCACCAACACCCCGATCGACTGGTACTGGAGAGCAGTCACATCAAGTCGCTCGTAGTCCTTGTAGAAATAGCACGAGCAGCCCGGCGAGCAGCGATCGTTCAGTGACGCCTCGGGGAACACCAGACACCAAAACATCTAGTAGTCTCGGTGCTCTGTCTTCCATGTTTGACAGTCTCTCGGGTGGTGGTGGGACTGGCGGTAACTCTGACAACCAAGGGCGTAAAACCAGCAGTCATCCTCTCGCAGCTCTTCAAAAACTCTGTGACAAAACAGAAACACGTGGTCCTGGAGTAGCCGGTGGCTCGAGATCTTCACACGGTGGCGGTTCGAGTCAGCAGCACGCGAGTGGAAGCAGCAGCAGCACGGCGACTACCAGTCACGGAAGTGGACCAACGCCCGGTGCCATATTGGCGTTCAGTTGGGCCTGCAATGACGCCGTTGTCACGGCTGACTCCATTATGAAATGTGCATTCTGCGATACGCCCTTCATATCCAAGGGCGCGTACAGGCATCACTTGTCTAAAATGCACTTCGTCAAGGACGGGATGATCCCCGATCCTCTGACGATCGGACGATCAGCAGCCGCAGCCGCAGCAGCTCTCGCAGGAACTCAGTCAGCATCCGGAGGTCCAAGTCATAGCGCTTCATCTCCGCCGACCCCGCAGCGGAAATCTCCGCCTGTCCCTCAAGCAAACGGTAGTCCGTCTCAACCCGCGGCCTCTCCCCTCGAGGAGAGCCCGCACTCAAAGTTTCTCAAGTATACGGAACTGGCCAAACAATTGTCCAGCAAATACGTATAG